In Candidatus Endomicrobium procryptotermitis, one DNA window encodes the following:
- a CDS encoding cysteine desulfurase has translation MKQIYFDNQSNTKIDENVFKAMKPYFLDYYGNPQSIYSLGSVSKNAVEEARKQVATLINIKPEEIIFTSCATESNNLALKGIADAYKKSGKHIIVSAIEHISILNAARRLEKDGFEITYLPVDKEGNIFEEELKKSLKNDTILVSIQTANPEVGTIQNIKKLVSIVKSQSKALFHTDAVSACGTIPIDAADFGVDALTFSASVMYGPKGAAALYLKKGVKITPQIEGGVQENSKRSGTENVAAIAGFAKACEIAKSEMVKNAEKMRNLRDKLISELPKKIPYIYLNGSKKNRLPGNINFSIEFVEGEALFLLLDAKGIMAASGSACANKNLKISHVLTAMNVDVAVGQGSILFTLSKYNSEEEIDYLIEEFPPVVQKLRDMSPLYSHFLKTGSRMKAGPGTDYDDNDHEHCDICDEK, from the coding sequence ATGAAACAGATTTATTTTGACAATCAGTCAAATACAAAAATTGACGAAAATGTTTTTAAAGCAATGAAACCGTATTTTTTGGATTATTATGGTAATCCACAAAGCATTTATTCTTTGGGTTCGGTTTCAAAAAATGCTGTTGAAGAAGCCAGAAAACAGGTTGCCACATTAATAAACATTAAGCCAGAAGAAATAATTTTTACTTCATGCGCGACGGAATCAAATAATCTGGCGCTGAAAGGTATTGCGGACGCTTATAAAAAGTCAGGCAAGCATATAATAGTATCCGCCATAGAACATATTTCAATATTGAATGCGGCAAGAAGACTAGAAAAAGACGGTTTTGAAATAACTTATCTTCCGGTTGACAAGGAGGGAAACATTTTTGAGGAAGAACTTAAAAAATCGTTGAAAAATGATACGATTTTAGTGTCAATCCAGACTGCAAACCCGGAAGTCGGCACAATTCAAAATATCAAAAAACTTGTCTCAATAGTTAAATCTCAAAGCAAAGCACTTTTTCATACGGACGCGGTAAGTGCATGTGGGACGATTCCCATTGATGCAGCAGATTTCGGTGTTGACGCGTTAACTTTTTCCGCTTCCGTTATGTACGGGCCAAAAGGCGCGGCTGCGCTTTATCTTAAAAAAGGCGTAAAAATTACGCCACAGATTGAAGGCGGGGTTCAAGAAAATTCGAAACGTTCAGGAACAGAAAATGTTGCGGCTATAGCAGGATTTGCAAAAGCCTGCGAGATTGCAAAATCTGAAATGGTGAAAAATGCCGAAAAAATGAGAAATCTCAGGGATAAGCTGATTTCAGAACTCCCAAAAAAAATCCCTTACATTTATCTCAACGGCAGCAAGAAAAACCGTCTTCCGGGAAACATAAATTTTTCGATAGAATTTGTTGAGGGTGAAGCTCTGTTTTTGTTGTTGGATGCAAAAGGAATTATGGCAGCAAGCGGTTCTGCGTGTGCAAATAAAAATCTTAAAATTTCTCATGTTTTAACCGCAATGAATGTGGATGTCGCCGTAGGGCAGGGTTCTATTTTGTTTACGCTTTCAAAATACAATAGCGAAGAAGAGATAGATTATCTAATTGAAGAATTTCCCCCTGTTGTACAAAAACTGAGAGATATGTCACCGCTATATTCACATTTTCTTAAAACAGGCAGCAGAATGAAAGCAGGACCTGGTACGGATTATGACGATAATGACCATGAACACTGTGATATTTGCGATGAGAAGTGA
- a CDS encoding rubrerythrin family protein: MPKSLKGTKTEKKLLEAFAGESQARNRYTYFASVAKKEGFEQISAIFQETADNEKEHAKRFFKFLEGGDLEITAMYPAGKIGTTAQNLKAAAMGENEEHSKLYPEAAKVAESEGFPEISACFKFIAEVEKHHETRYLELLDNVDNDRVFKKDAPIRWKCRNCGYVYEGKQALEKCPACLHPQSFMEELADNF; the protein is encoded by the coding sequence ATGCCAAAATCATTGAAAGGAACAAAGACGGAGAAAAAGTTGCTTGAGGCTTTTGCGGGGGAGTCGCAGGCTAGAAACAGGTACACTTATTTTGCATCTGTTGCAAAGAAAGAGGGATTTGAGCAAATTTCGGCCATTTTTCAGGAAACTGCGGATAATGAAAAGGAACATGCAAAAAGATTTTTTAAATTTTTGGAAGGAGGAGACCTTGAAATTACCGCAATGTATCCCGCCGGAAAAATAGGCACTACAGCGCAAAATTTAAAAGCTGCCGCTATGGGAGAAAATGAAGAGCATTCAAAACTTTATCCTGAAGCTGCAAAGGTTGCTGAGTCGGAAGGTTTCCCTGAAATATCGGCCTGTTTTAAGTTTATTGCCGAAGTTGAAAAGCATCACGAAACGAGATATCTGGAACTTCTTGACAATGTGGATAATGACAGAGTTTTCAAAAAAGATGCTCCTATAAGATGGAAATGCCGTAACTGCGGATATGTTTATGAAGGTAAACAAGCACTTGAAAAATGCCCGGCCTGCCTTCACCCGCAGTCATTTATGGAAGAGTTGGCAGACAATTTTTAA
- a CDS encoding peptidylprolyl isomerase, whose protein sequence is MKKILLLLVLAIFVLSACKEKAIVVAKVGGTEITDKMLAGKLQNTPPAYQNYVNTALGRKQFVEAIVRENIMIEAAKQAGVSKRSEYIETLADFKREQERQYNEYRDGLLIETYLREIHTGITANESDIEQYYAENKAIFDAPIEYMVKHILVTDKSEAEAAYARLEKGEKFDDVAKEISQDTGSAANGGLIGPFKRGELVAEFEKAALELKNNELSNIIETSYGYHIIFKVSENKLPNIQYEQAKPEIKRILEKERFDKWFEDTRKKLGVTVDEVKARAVTIIPQMEINESKLPANNEFSEN, encoded by the coding sequence ATGAAAAAGATATTATTGTTATTGGTACTTGCCATATTTGTTCTGTCCGCTTGTAAAGAAAAGGCTATTGTAGTTGCAAAAGTGGGTGGAACGGAAATAACGGACAAAATGCTTGCCGGAAAATTACAAAACACGCCTCCCGCATACCAAAATTACGTAAATACAGCTTTGGGAAGAAAACAATTCGTTGAAGCCATAGTAAGAGAAAATATTATGATTGAAGCTGCCAAACAGGCCGGCGTAAGTAAAAGAAGCGAATATATAGAAACTTTGGCGGATTTCAAACGCGAACAAGAACGACAATATAATGAATACCGTGATGGCCTTTTGATAGAGACATATCTCAGGGAAATACATACAGGAATAACGGCAAACGAATCGGATATTGAACAGTATTATGCGGAAAATAAAGCAATTTTTGATGCGCCGATAGAATATATGGTGAAACATATTCTTGTTACGGATAAATCTGAAGCGGAAGCCGCTTATGCAAGACTTGAGAAAGGCGAAAAGTTTGACGATGTCGCAAAAGAAATTTCACAGGATACGGGTTCCGCGGCAAACGGCGGTTTAATAGGACCTTTTAAAAGGGGAGAGCTAGTTGCAGAATTTGAAAAAGCCGCGCTTGAACTTAAAAATAATGAGTTGTCCAATATAATTGAAACTTCTTACGGATATCATATAATCTTTAAAGTTTCCGAAAATAAGCTTCCCAATATACAGTACGAACAGGCAAAACCTGAAATTAAGAGAATTTTAGAAAAAGAAAGGTTTGACAAATGGTTTGAAGACACAAGAAAAAAACTTGGTGTGACTGTCGATGAAGTTAAAGCTAGAGCTGTAACAATTATACCACAGATGGAAATTAATGAGTCTAAACTGCCTGCAAACAACGAATTTTCGGAAAATTAA
- a CDS encoding transcriptional repressor, producing the protein MITNKFLSLGLRQTFQRRKILEFLMNTDSHPTAYNIYKRIVKDIPTVSKTTIYNTVNKLVKERIIKCIKMKNSEMRFDANTEPHCHFVCSKCGRIYDVKICYKNILKHAIDGHKVEDVFICYSGVCKACKSDNKKG; encoded by the coding sequence ATGATTACAAATAAGTTTTTATCATTAGGTTTAAGGCAGACTTTTCAACGCAGGAAGATATTAGAATTTCTTATGAATACTGATTCCCATCCTACGGCTTATAATATCTATAAAAGGATAGTTAAAGATATTCCCACGGTTTCCAAAACTACTATATATAATACGGTTAATAAACTTGTCAAAGAAAGAATAATAAAATGTATTAAAATGAAGAATTCCGAAATGCGTTTTGATGCGAATACCGAACCTCATTGCCATTTTGTATGTAGCAAATGCGGAAGAATATACGATGTGAAAATATGCTATAAAAATATTTTAAAACACGCTATTGATGGGCATAAAGTAGAGGATGTTTTTATCTGTTACAGCGGCGTTTGCAAAGCTTGCAAAAGTGATAATAAAAAAGGATAA
- a CDS encoding tetratricopeptide repeat protein, translated as MKKIIFVIIFIIIAHPLPAASAVNYNAYKAYLKAVMAVKAGELNTAVKEYEKVISLDPEAVAAYKDLMYLYWQAGNNKEAFETAEKIYALDVENPKTTNYIATFYLVANQPYKAKNFLNKTLELDPDNETATIYLAAYYYSDNKLEKSAEYWNKYLQQQPDSSIGYLQLGMIQEKLNMEQEALKSYDKVIELKPEAREAYLSKARIYENIKQIPLAIVEYEKYIKVFPDNVYVLMFLGRCYFENNEYVKARASFLKAKKGLSTAEAEMVYYWLGITYEKMGDIEKAAAEFEDLLIKQPDNISIIARLGYYYSLLKQYSKADKKFQLASLKEPLNYEVLYLQSLNYTDWAKYDKAIKTLEKTINLKPDFDDAYFFLGGAFDKNGNFEDAEKAFLQTLEINPDHTKAMNYLGYSYADRNIKLAEAEILLNKAVSLEPQNAAYLDSLGWLYYRQKKYELAKKYIVIAANFTRDALIYEHLGDVYVELGQLNDAWIAYALSCDSGGAKAAGKKLSMVQSKLSEKDFYNAVLFRADSNYKKLFSLKAGYKMKIGVSGYNVVKAYLPFNYVKGEGISIGVPSKFVLAGANIYMKNGNIDFVPQAVKDQIPQEFNEILEFASAVFTPDFFQQFANNVVGKKGKKITYLANGFELVLNSDNGNIEKISKGSIVVSLSKYKPFFNSKVPYEISAVSKMFKIKCVFEAVKISSLNSPVRVDKKEMNINTEKESIDESQYPSSSEN; from the coding sequence ATGAAAAAAATTATTTTTGTTATAATTTTTATAATTATTGCGCATCCGCTGCCGGCAGCTTCAGCAGTAAATTACAATGCGTATAAAGCTTATTTAAAAGCCGTGATGGCGGTAAAGGCAGGAGAATTAAATACCGCCGTAAAAGAATATGAAAAAGTAATTTCGCTTGATCCCGAAGCTGTAGCGGCGTATAAAGATTTGATGTACCTCTATTGGCAGGCGGGAAACAATAAAGAAGCTTTTGAAACGGCCGAAAAAATATATGCTCTTGACGTCGAAAACCCTAAAACTACAAATTATATAGCCACTTTTTATCTTGTGGCAAATCAACCCTACAAAGCAAAAAATTTCCTAAATAAAACGCTTGAATTGGATCCCGATAATGAAACAGCGACAATATATCTTGCTGCATATTATTACTCCGACAACAAACTTGAAAAGTCTGCCGAGTATTGGAATAAATATCTTCAGCAGCAGCCGGATTCATCCATAGGATATTTGCAGCTTGGAATGATTCAAGAAAAACTTAACATGGAGCAAGAGGCTTTAAAATCGTATGATAAAGTTATAGAGTTAAAACCAGAAGCAAGAGAAGCTTATCTTTCAAAAGCAAGAATTTATGAAAATATTAAACAAATTCCACTTGCTATTGTGGAATACGAAAAATATATTAAAGTTTTTCCCGACAACGTTTATGTGTTAATGTTTCTGGGAAGATGTTATTTTGAAAATAACGAATATGTGAAAGCCAGAGCCAGTTTTCTTAAAGCTAAAAAAGGTTTAAGCACAGCTGAAGCCGAAATGGTTTATTATTGGCTTGGGATAACTTATGAAAAAATGGGTGATATTGAAAAAGCGGCAGCAGAATTTGAAGATCTTTTAATAAAACAGCCAGACAATATTTCCATAATCGCAAGGCTCGGATATTATTATTCGCTTTTAAAACAGTATTCCAAAGCTGACAAAAAATTTCAGCTTGCTTCGTTAAAGGAACCTCTAAATTATGAAGTTTTATATCTTCAAAGCCTGAATTATACCGACTGGGCAAAATATGATAAAGCTATTAAAACTTTGGAAAAAACCATAAATTTAAAACCTGATTTTGACGATGCTTATTTTTTTCTCGGAGGCGCTTTTGACAAAAATGGGAATTTCGAAGATGCGGAAAAAGCTTTTCTACAGACGCTTGAAATAAATCCTGACCACACCAAAGCGATGAACTATTTGGGATACTCCTATGCAGACAGAAATATTAAACTTGCCGAAGCCGAAATTCTGCTCAACAAGGCGGTAAGTCTGGAGCCTCAAAATGCGGCTTATCTTGATTCTCTGGGATGGCTTTATTATAGGCAGAAAAAATATGAACTTGCAAAAAAATATATAGTTATTGCGGCGAATTTTACTAGAGATGCTTTAATTTATGAACATCTCGGAGACGTATATGTAGAGTTGGGGCAGCTTAACGATGCATGGATAGCTTATGCTCTATCATGCGATTCAGGAGGCGCGAAAGCCGCAGGCAAAAAGCTTAGCATGGTTCAAAGCAAACTTTCGGAAAAAGACTTTTATAATGCCGTTTTGTTCAGGGCAGACAGCAATTATAAAAAGCTTTTTTCACTTAAAGCTGGATACAAAATGAAAATAGGCGTCAGCGGCTATAATGTGGTAAAAGCATATTTGCCTTTTAATTATGTCAAAGGCGAAGGAATAAGTATCGGCGTTCCGTCAAAATTCGTTTTGGCCGGGGCAAATATATATATGAAAAACGGAAATATAGATTTTGTACCTCAGGCAGTAAAGGATCAGATTCCGCAGGAGTTTAATGAAATTCTGGAGTTTGCTTCGGCCGTTTTCACTCCTGATTTTTTTCAGCAGTTCGCGAATAATGTCGTCGGCAAAAAAGGTAAAAAAATTACGTATTTGGCAAATGGTTTTGAACTTGTGTTAAATTCCGACAACGGCAATATAGAAAAAATATCAAAAGGTTCCATTGTTGTATCGCTTTCAAAATATAAACCTTTTTTTAATAGCAAAGTGCCTTATGAGATAAGCGCTGTTTCAAAAATGTTTAAAATTAAATGTGTTTTTGAGGCGGTTAAAATTTCCTCTTTGAACAGTCCTGTTCGCGTCGATAAAAAAGAAATGAATATAAATACAGAAAAAGAGTCCATCGATGAAAGTCAATATCCAAGCTCCAGCGAAAATTAA
- the nifU gene encoding Fe-S cluster assembly scaffold protein NifU: MAFYSEKVMDHFANPRNVGEIKDADGIGEVGNPICGDMMTFYIKVKDNILEDVKFKTFGCGAAIAVSSMVAEMAKGKTLDEAMQLTNAQVAEALGGLPPNKMHCSNLGAAALHKAIENYKSKGK, from the coding sequence ATGGCGTTCTATTCGGAAAAAGTTATGGATCATTTTGCAAACCCACGTAATGTCGGAGAAATAAAAGATGCCGACGGCATAGGAGAAGTCGGTAATCCCATATGCGGCGATATGATGACTTTTTACATTAAAGTTAAAGATAATATACTTGAAGACGTTAAATTTAAAACTTTTGGCTGCGGCGCCGCGATCGCTGTATCTTCAATGGTAGCAGAAATGGCTAAAGGCAAAACGCTTGACGAAGCCATGCAGCTTACAAATGCTCAAGTTGCTGAAGCTTTAGGCGGATTACCTCCGAACAAAATGCATTGTTCAAATTTAGGTGCCGCCGCTTTGCATAAAGCAATAGAAAATTATAAATCCAAAGGTAAATAA
- a CDS encoding ferritin: MMGKFSERMYNALNEQIRNEYFSAYLYLSMSACCNAINLIGMAQWFRYQYEEELSHCDKIFKYMTERSARVKLLQIDQPPHEWNTALDMYKDALNHEKYVTGLINNMVNIANEDKDYATLSFLQWFVDEQVEEESAVETIIAQLEMTINSKGSLLFIDRQLGKRKKD, from the coding sequence ATGATGGGAAAATTTTCCGAAAGAATGTATAACGCTTTAAATGAACAAATCAGAAATGAATATTTTTCGGCATATCTTTATTTGTCGATGTCGGCTTGTTGCAATGCCATAAATCTTATTGGTATGGCGCAATGGTTCAGGTATCAGTATGAAGAAGAACTTTCTCATTGCGATAAAATTTTTAAATACATGACGGAAAGAAGCGCTAGAGTAAAACTTTTACAGATAGACCAGCCGCCGCATGAATGGAATACTGCGCTTGACATGTATAAAGATGCGCTTAATCATGAAAAATATGTTACAGGTCTGATAAACAATATGGTCAATATTGCCAATGAAGACAAAGACTATGCAACTCTTTCTTTTCTTCAGTGGTTTGTCGATGAACAGGTTGAAGAAGAGTCTGCGGTCGAAACGATAATTGCGCAACTGGAAATGACAATCAACTCTAAAGGAAGCCTCTTATTTATAGACAGACAGCTGGGAAAAAGAAAAAAAGACTGA
- the pdxA gene encoding 4-hydroxythreonine-4-phosphate dehydrogenase PdxA produces the protein MSKPRIAITLGDPAGIGPEIVFRAVNSLKVKRVCSPVIFGDRQNLNKYFKSRKNCELIESSFVKKKIYMGRPSALSGKAALSAIEKAVESCVKGYAEALVNAPVSKESFKLAGSNYPGHTELLADLTNSKEVAMMMVCGKICGAMVTRHIPLSAISSNIKTKDIVGTVMIAHAFFNKRGKKNIRTVLCALNPHASDNGILGIEEKKFIFPAYEILKKAGIDISKPQPADSAWLKTKNGEYDLICTMYHDQLMIPLKCIDAKKIVNVTAGLPFVRTSPGHGTAFDIAGKGKASPDSIIEAILYAAGK, from the coding sequence ATGTCTAAACCCCGTATAGCGATTACACTGGGAGATCCTGCGGGAATAGGACCGGAGATAGTTTTCAGGGCTGTAAATTCTTTGAAAGTTAAAAGAGTTTGCAGCCCTGTGATTTTTGGCGATAGGCAGAATTTGAATAAATATTTCAAAAGCCGTAAAAACTGCGAATTGATTGAAAGCTCTTTTGTAAAGAAAAAAATATACATGGGCAGGCCTTCGGCTTTAAGTGGGAAAGCGGCTTTATCTGCGATAGAAAAAGCCGTTGAAAGCTGTGTGAAGGGATACGCAGAAGCTCTTGTTAACGCGCCGGTATCTAAAGAATCGTTTAAACTTGCCGGCTCAAATTATCCCGGACATACCGAGCTCTTGGCAGATTTAACCAATAGTAAGGAAGTTGCGATGATGATGGTTTGCGGTAAAATTTGCGGTGCAATGGTTACGCGGCATATTCCTTTATCCGCCATATCTTCAAATATTAAAACGAAGGATATAGTTGGAACAGTAATGATTGCACACGCTTTTTTTAATAAACGCGGTAAAAAAAATATAAGAACGGTTTTATGCGCTTTAAATCCACATGCCAGCGATAACGGCATTTTAGGCATAGAAGAAAAGAAATTTATTTTTCCAGCTTATGAAATTTTAAAAAAAGCTGGTATTGACATATCAAAACCGCAGCCGGCAGATTCGGCATGGCTTAAAACAAAAAATGGCGAATACGATTTAATCTGTACGATGTATCACGACCAGCTGATGATACCTTTGAAATGTATAGATGCTAAAAAAATAGTTAATGTTACGGCGGGATTGCCTTTTGTCCGCACTTCTCCCGGTCACGGAACGGCATTCGATATAGCAGGAAAAGGTAAAGCATCGCCAGATTCAATAATAGAGGCAATATTATATGCGGCAGGGAAGTGA
- a CDS encoding rubredoxin, with amino-acid sequence MEKWKCSACGYIYDPTTGDADSGIASGTPFEQIPDDWTCPICGVSKEMFEKI; translated from the coding sequence ATGGAAAAATGGAAATGTTCGGCCTGCGGTTATATTTATGATCCTACAACAGGTGATGCAGATTCAGGAATAGCTTCGGGAACGCCTTTTGAGCAAATTCCCGATGATTGGACTTGCCCTATCTGCGGCGTAAGCAAGGAAATGTTTGAAAAGATATAA
- a CDS encoding flavodoxin domain-containing protein: MAARLIKENVYSVGCVDWGTRNFHGSTYRTNRGVTYNSYLILDEKVTLIDMVCKDFAKDFIENIKQITVLSKIEMIIINHIEPDHSGVFAEIIKLCPNAKVYGTEKSRQGLLKYYGVCGDFVTVKFGQNINIGKRTLEFIDVPMIHWPDSMLTYSSFDKILFSNDTFGQHYATNKIFDDEVDHSVLMEEAKKYYANILWPFGNLITIKLNAIKKLNLAIDMIAPSHGLVWRSHISKIWDDYLFWSANSTVNKVAIVYETMWNSTYEMAKKILEGITSEGVEAFLFDIMKCNKTDLAAYMLDAKGFVFGSSTHDNDMLPIIASFLHYFKGFKPKGRKAFAFGSYGWSGEGVKNIEEIFMQSGIEKTLDGIRAVYAPSDEELKKCYETGKEFALKIKG, translated from the coding sequence ATGGCGGCTCGCTTGATTAAAGAGAATGTATATTCTGTAGGATGTGTTGACTGGGGCACAAGAAATTTTCACGGAAGCACTTATAGAACAAACAGAGGTGTAACGTATAATTCATATCTTATTCTTGATGAAAAGGTAACACTTATAGATATGGTTTGTAAAGATTTTGCAAAAGATTTTATTGAAAACATAAAACAGATTACAGTTCTCTCAAAAATTGAGATGATAATTATAAATCATATAGAGCCGGATCATTCAGGAGTATTTGCGGAAATAATCAAACTGTGTCCTAATGCAAAAGTTTACGGTACAGAAAAAAGCAGGCAGGGGCTGCTTAAATATTACGGAGTATGCGGAGACTTTGTCACGGTAAAGTTCGGGCAGAACATAAATATAGGAAAAAGAACTTTGGAATTTATCGACGTTCCAATGATCCATTGGCCTGACAGCATGCTTACTTATTCATCTTTCGATAAAATTTTGTTTTCAAATGACACGTTCGGTCAGCATTATGCCACAAATAAGATTTTTGACGATGAAGTAGATCACAGCGTGTTAATGGAAGAAGCAAAAAAATATTATGCAAACATACTTTGGCCTTTTGGAAATCTTATCACGATAAAACTTAACGCGATTAAAAAATTAAATCTTGCTATAGATATGATTGCTCCGAGTCACGGTTTGGTATGGCGCAGCCATATTTCAAAAATTTGGGATGATTATCTTTTTTGGTCGGCAAATTCAACAGTGAACAAAGTTGCCATAGTTTATGAAACGATGTGGAATTCTACATATGAAATGGCAAAAAAGATTCTTGAAGGCATTACTTCGGAAGGCGTTGAAGCTTTTTTGTTTGACATTATGAAATGCAATAAAACCGATTTGGCGGCATATATGCTAGATGCCAAAGGATTTGTTTTTGGTTCATCGACGCACGATAACGACATGCTTCCTATCATAGCGAGTTTTTTACATTATTTTAAAGGTTTCAAGCCCAAAGGACGCAAAGCTTTTGCTTTCGGATCTTACGGATGGAGCGGTGAGGGCGTGAAAAATATCGAAGAAATTTTTATGCAATCTGGAATAGAAAAAACTTTGGACGGCATAAGAGCCGTCTATGCACCTTCAGATGAAGAACTCAAAAAATGTTATGAAACCGGAAAAGAGTTCGCATTGAAAATAAAAGGGTAA
- a CDS encoding SurA N-terminal domain-containing protein produces MVKKLLSVFMLSVFVTCNVFAVDSDVDKTIAVVNNEPIMASEFNKVLIPMLEQYKQTVPVSEQSEARINEFKKALLNQRIEDILLKQQAKKNKIKVSKKELGDGIAQIKKRFANEAEFNAELKKEGITAAEFEKRIDEQMSVMKLIEQTMKSKTKTPDETQVKNFFDLVQVKMKGGETGLSKEDDDMVANVANFIKRMSSEQVRLRQVFVNSPKGSPAEEVKAAQSRVEIIKKAVKSGDSFADIAAKYSEDPASRARNGDIGIVVKGDLPVEIDKVIFNMNVGEYTKDPIKTDNGYHFLRVEEKRASKAFTFDEVKNDIGELLYQNEAKKAYAAWMQELKSKANIKDNSDWK; encoded by the coding sequence ATGGTAAAAAAATTATTGTCGGTGTTTATGTTATCGGTATTTGTAACGTGTAATGTTTTTGCAGTTGATTCAGATGTGGATAAAACAATTGCGGTAGTTAACAATGAACCTATAATGGCTTCGGAGTTTAACAAAGTTCTTATTCCAATGCTTGAACAGTATAAACAGACGGTTCCTGTTTCAGAGCAAAGCGAAGCTAGAATTAATGAATTTAAGAAGGCCTTGCTTAATCAGAGAATAGAAGACATTCTTTTAAAACAGCAAGCAAAAAAAAATAAAATAAAAGTTTCCAAAAAGGAGCTTGGAGATGGTATTGCCCAGATAAAAAAAAGATTTGCCAACGAAGCCGAATTTAATGCAGAACTTAAAAAAGAAGGCATTACGGCGGCAGAATTCGAAAAAAGGATTGATGAACAGATGTCTGTCATGAAACTTATCGAGCAGACAATGAAATCAAAAACAAAAACTCCCGATGAAACTCAGGTAAAGAATTTTTTTGATTTGGTGCAGGTTAAAATGAAAGGCGGTGAAACGGGTCTTTCTAAAGAAGATGACGATATGGTTGCAAATGTTGCCAATTTCATTAAAAGAATGTCCTCGGAACAGGTAAGACTTAGACAGGTTTTTGTAAACTCGCCCAAAGGTTCGCCTGCGGAAGAAGTTAAAGCTGCCCAATCAAGAGTTGAAATAATAAAAAAAGCCGTTAAAAGTGGAGATAGTTTTGCCGATATAGCCGCTAAATATTCCGAAGATCCTGCTTCAAGAGCTAGAAACGGAGATATAGGCATAGTCGTTAAAGGCGATTTGCCTGTAGAAATAGATAAAGTTATTTTTAATATGAACGTTGGCGAATACACAAAAGATCCCATTAAGACAGATAACGGTTATCATTTCCTAAGAGTCGAAGAAAAGAGAGCCAGTAAAGCCTTTACTTTTGATGAAGTTAAAAATGATATAGGCGAACTTCTTTATCAGAATGAAGCAAAAAAAGCTTATGCGGCATGGATGCAGGAATTGAAATCAAAAGCTAATATAAAAGACAATTCAGATTGGAAGTAA
- the rimI gene encoding ribosomal protein S18-alanine N-acetyltransferase: MKIEDFSNDLIDDIMKIEWKSFKKAWTKDMFLSSASNKNTHFKVYFEDGKIAGFCIYWTFSGETEILNIAVDPDFRRRSIAKSMLKYMENDVKNEKSRTIFLEVRHSNAAAINLYLGFGFEKIGIRKKYYIDEDAIVLRKII, from the coding sequence ATGAAAATAGAAGATTTTTCAAACGATCTTATAGATGATATCATGAAGATTGAATGGAAATCATTTAAAAAGGCTTGGACAAAAGATATGTTTTTAAGTTCCGCTTCAAATAAAAACACACATTTTAAAGTTTATTTTGAAGATGGAAAAATCGCGGGTTTTTGTATATATTGGACATTTTCCGGTGAAACTGAAATACTTAATATTGCTGTTGATCCTGATTTCAGAAGGCGCTCGATAGCCAAAAGTATGTTAAAATATATGGAAAATGATGTTAAAAATGAAAAATCGCGGACAATTTTTCTTGAAGTAAGACATAGCAACGCCGCCGCGATAAATTTGTATCTTGGTTTTGGATTTGAAAAAATAGGAATAAGAAAGAAATACTATATTGATGAAGATGCTATAGTTTTAAGGAAAATAATATAA